In the Orenia marismortui DSM 5156 genome, one interval contains:
- a CDS encoding FecCD family ABC transporter permease translates to MINDKKIKWRLIIVGLVIFLILTLMLAVSLGAVKLPFFKLAKLIASKIPLVKGLINNQNDFEIMETIIFKVRLPRVLLAALVGVALATAGTLFQSLLKNPMADPYIIGISSGASLGASLGFILKLNFDLYYLNTIPLLAFIGALLTVFIVYNLAKYNHKISIATLLLAGVAVGSFLSAIVSLLMVFNDDSMHQIVFWTMGSLATSGWKEVQMVWLYIIIAYIIIYFLAKDLNLILLGEESAQSLGVEVEKLKKILLVVGSLLTGSAVAVGGLIGFIGLIVPHIVRLLVGSDHRILIPSSALVGAIFLILTDTLARTVIAPTEIPVGIITALFGAPFFLYLLKTKKTI, encoded by the coding sequence ATGATAAATGATAAGAAGATAAAATGGAGATTAATTATAGTTGGACTAGTTATTTTTTTAATATTAACATTAATGCTGGCAGTGAGCTTAGGTGCAGTAAAGTTACCTTTTTTTAAGTTAGCTAAGCTAATAGCAAGTAAAATCCCACTAGTGAAAGGGCTTATTAATAATCAGAATGATTTTGAAATTATGGAGACCATTATCTTTAAGGTTAGATTGCCACGAGTGTTATTAGCTGCCTTAGTAGGAGTTGCTTTAGCAACAGCAGGTACTTTGTTTCAATCCTTATTAAAAAACCCTATGGCTGATCCTTATATAATAGGTATCTCTTCTGGAGCTTCTTTGGGAGCTAGTCTAGGATTTATATTAAAATTAAATTTTGATCTTTATTATTTAAATACTATTCCTTTATTAGCTTTTATAGGTGCTTTGTTAACTGTCTTTATTGTTTATAACTTAGCTAAATATAATCATAAAATTTCTATAGCAACACTATTATTAGCAGGTGTGGCAGTAGGTTCTTTTTTATCAGCAATTGTATCTTTATTAATGGTCTTTAATGATGATAGTATGCACCAAATTGTATTTTGGACTATGGGTAGTTTGGCTACAAGTGGTTGGAAGGAAGTGCAGATGGTTTGGCTTTATATTATAATTGCTTATATTATAATTTATTTCTTAGCTAAGGATTTAAATTTGATTTTATTAGGTGAGGAGTCAGCTCAGAGCTTAGGAGTTGAAGTAGAGAAATTAAAAAAAATATTATTGGTAGTAGGATCCTTATTAACTGGATCAGCGGTAGCTGTGGGAGGTTTGATTGGTTTTATTGGATTGATTGTTCCACATATTGTTAGATTATTAGTAGGATCAGATCATAGAATCTTAATTCCTAGTTCAGCTTTAGTAGGAGCAATATTTTTGATTTTAACAGATACCTTGGCTAGAACAGTAATTGCTCCAACAGAGATTCCAGTAGGAATTATTACTGCTTTATTTGGGGCTCCCTTCTTTCTTTATTTATTAAAGACTAAGAAGACTATCTGA
- a CDS encoding ABC transporter substrate-binding protein produces MKLKSKVIVLISLFLLLIGSNLVRAANFPIRVIDDLGREVIIEERPTRIISLAPSNTEILFELGLGEEVVGVSQYADYPEAATKITKVGTIKGINLERILQLRPDLVLASGITPKDLVFKLEQFGIKVIGFNPKSIDEIIDSISLIGKATGQVEEASRLTTKMRDKIEKISQIVADEPRLKVFYEVWQEPLYTAGPGTYVDDLIYLAGGINIAHDAKGVWPQYNFEVLLAKNPDIYLLSNHGVEGKFSKEAVKERENFGKIKAIKQGRIYILNPDIVNRAGPRIIIALEKIAKAIHPELFD; encoded by the coding sequence GTGAAGTTAAAGTCTAAAGTGATTGTGTTAATAAGTTTATTTCTTTTATTGATTGGAAGCAATCTTGTAAGAGCAGCTAATTTTCCTATAAGGGTTATTGATGATTTAGGTCGTGAAGTTATTATTGAAGAAAGACCAACTAGAATCATTTCTTTAGCACCTAGTAATACCGAAATTTTATTTGAACTTGGTTTAGGAGAAGAGGTAGTTGGGGTAAGTCAATATGCTGATTATCCAGAAGCTGCTACTAAAATAACTAAAGTTGGTACAATTAAGGGAATAAATTTAGAGAGGATATTACAATTAAGACCAGATTTAGTTTTGGCAAGTGGGATTACACCTAAAGATTTGGTATTTAAATTAGAACAATTTGGAATTAAAGTTATTGGATTTAATCCTAAAAGTATAGATGAGATTATTGACTCTATCTCTTTAATTGGAAAAGCCACTGGACAAGTTGAAGAAGCTAGTAGATTAACTACTAAGATGAGAGATAAGATAGAAAAGATAAGCCAAATTGTAGCAGATGAACCAAGGTTGAAAGTTTTTTATGAAGTTTGGCAAGAACCTTTATATACTGCAGGTCCTGGTACTTATGTTGATGACTTAATTTATTTAGCCGGTGGCATTAATATTGCTCATGATGCTAAGGGAGTATGGCCTCAGTATAATTTTGAGGTATTATTGGCTAAGAACCCTGATATTTATCTGCTTTCTAATCATGGTGTAGAAGGTAAATTTAGCAAAGAAGCAGTTAAAGAGCGAGAAAATTTCGGGAAGATCAAAGCAATTAAGCAAGGGAGAATTTATATTTTGAATCCTGATATTGTTAATAGAGCTGGACCGCGGATTATTATTGCTTTAGAAAAGATAGCTAAAGCAATTCACCCAGAATTATTTGATTAA
- a CDS encoding mechanosensitive ion channel family protein — translation MDALNFDDPLIRKLILSTGIVVITYLIGFWVVRFINNKVEDFKRRHQSRRFTYYIIFFIDSIIITFIWLEDPSSLTTYLGFLSAGLALALHQVLLNIAGWLLIILRRPFGLGDRIEWDQVQGDVIDIRVFYTTLLEVGNWVEADQSTGRLVNIPNSTIFKAALFNYTRGFGCIWNEIKFLVTFESDWERAKKIVLETGYEHSEEEIEERARRRIIKMSKNYMIKYGKFTPIAYVEIKSSGVQVTLRYLTSVRKRRISENQINESILKKFKDEDNIEFAYPTSRLYRRTEEGKFLGSNE, via the coding sequence ATGGATGCTCTTAACTTTGATGATCCTTTAATAAGAAAGTTGATATTATCAACTGGAATAGTAGTTATCACATATCTGATAGGATTTTGGGTAGTTAGATTTATTAATAATAAAGTAGAAGATTTTAAAAGGCGCCATCAATCAAGACGTTTTACTTATTATATTATATTTTTTATAGATTCAATTATAATTACATTTATTTGGTTAGAGGATCCATCAAGTTTAACAACCTATTTAGGTTTTTTATCAGCTGGTTTGGCTTTAGCTTTACACCAGGTCTTACTTAATATTGCAGGTTGGTTATTAATAATTTTGCGTAGACCCTTTGGGTTAGGAGATAGAATTGAGTGGGATCAGGTTCAGGGAGATGTAATTGATATCAGGGTTTTTTATACTACTTTATTAGAAGTAGGAAATTGGGTGGAAGCAGACCAAAGTACAGGACGCTTAGTGAATATACCTAATAGTACTATCTTTAAAGCAGCATTGTTTAATTATACTCGTGGTTTTGGTTGTATTTGGAATGAGATTAAGTTCTTAGTTACCTTTGAAAGTGACTGGGAAAGGGCAAAAAAAATAGTATTAGAAACAGGCTATGAACATAGTGAAGAAGAGATAGAAGAAAGGGCAAGAAGAAGAATAATTAAGATGAGTAAGAATTATATGATTAAGTATGGTAAATTTACACCAATTGCTTATGTAGAGATCAAGTCAAGTGGTGTACAGGTAACTTTAAGGTATTTAACCAGTGTACGCAAAAGGAGGATTTCAGAGAATCAAATTAATGAAAGTATTTTAAAAAAATTCAAGGATGAAGATAATATTGAATTTGCTTATCCAACCAGTCGCCTTTATCGTAGGACTGAAGAGGGTAAATTTTTAGGAAGCAACGAATAA
- the sigE gene encoding RNA polymerase sporulation sigma factor SigE: MYSLLIKTKLRIRLYIIKILQILGLYNAKSVFYVGNSEALPPPLSNKEEEYLLAKLEKGDQAVRSVLIERNLRLVVYIARKFDNTGIDIEDLVSIGTIGLIKAVNTFDVSKNIKLATYASRCIENEILMYLRKNNKKRSEISFDEPLNVDWDGNELKLSDVLGTEIDLIYKYIEEEVDKELLIEAMENLTTREKKIMILRFGLQKNKQELTQKEVADILGISQSYISRLEKRIIEKLQIEIDKMK, from the coding sequence ATGTATTCTTTACTTATAAAAACTAAGTTAAGAATTCGTCTTTATATTATTAAAATTTTACAGATATTAGGTCTTTATAATGCTAAAAGTGTTTTTTATGTAGGAAATAGTGAGGCCTTGCCACCACCATTATCTAATAAAGAAGAGGAGTATTTATTAGCTAAATTAGAGAAGGGAGATCAAGCTGTTAGAAGTGTTTTAATTGAAAGGAATCTTCGTTTAGTAGTGTATATTGCTAGAAAATTTGATAATACTGGCATTGATATTGAAGATTTAGTATCAATTGGAACCATAGGGCTAATCAAAGCTGTTAATACTTTTGATGTTAGTAAAAATATTAAGTTGGCAACTTATGCTTCACGTTGTATTGAAAATGAAATTTTAATGTATTTAAGAAAGAATAATAAAAAAAGAAGTGAAATTTCTTTTGATGAGCCCTTAAATGTTGATTGGGATGGCAATGAGCTGAAATTGTCAGATGTATTAGGTACAGAAATTGATTTGATTTATAAGTATATTGAAGAGGAAGTAGACAAAGAATTATTAATAGAGGCAATGGAAAATCTAACAACTCGTGAAAAAAAGATTATGATCTTACGTTTTGGTCTACAAAAGAACAAACAAGAATTAACTCAAAAAGAAGTAGCAGATATATTAGGTATTTCTCAATCTTATATCTCTAGGTTGGAAAAGAGGATTATAGAGAAACTTCAAATTGAAATTGATAAGATGAAATAA
- the spoIIGA gene encoding sigma-E processing peptidase SpoIIGA: MKLVVYLDLLSFINLIMNYLILWASAKLSDLEYSIWRLLITSVLATVYTIIIILPQFRFLNRIYIHFLISIIMILIAFAPLSRKQLVKTIGYFYLITFVTAGAIFALYNLTGGSPLDNLAQVLNISPDNLWIIILGFLLIIIIGKFGWMFIQYKLLPDIFCIPIIIKFDERLLKVKALVDTGNQLQDPLTRVPVVVVEIEAMLDVIPDQVKDAFYLYKDDSSKLLNEMTDTPWSSRFRLIPFSSIGKHNGMLIGFRPDKITVVTKDEIFVTERVIIALQDRILDQENNYQALLNPEVLR; this comes from the coding sequence ATGAAGCTAGTTGTGTATTTAGATCTTTTATCTTTTATTAACTTAATAATGAATTATTTGATTTTATGGGCTTCAGCTAAATTATCTGATTTAGAGTATAGTATTTGGAGATTATTAATAACCTCTGTGTTGGCTACAGTTTATACAATTATAATTATTTTACCTCAATTCAGGTTTTTAAATAGAATTTATATTCATTTTTTAATTTCAATAATTATGATCTTAATTGCTTTTGCTCCATTATCCCGTAAGCAGCTTGTGAAAACTATTGGATATTTTTATTTAATAACTTTTGTTACAGCTGGTGCTATCTTTGCTCTATATAATTTGACTGGAGGAAGTCCTTTAGATAATTTGGCTCAGGTATTAAATATTTCACCAGATAATTTATGGATTATTATTTTAGGATTTTTATTAATAATCATTATAGGTAAATTTGGTTGGATGTTTATTCAGTACAAATTACTACCTGATATATTTTGTATACCAATTATTATTAAATTTGATGAGAGGCTACTAAAAGTTAAAGCATTAGTTGATACAGGTAACCAGTTACAAGATCCATTAACTAGAGTACCTGTTGTAGTTGTTGAAATTGAAGCTATGTTAGATGTTATTCCAGATCAAGTAAAAGATGCTTTTTATTTATACAAAGATGACAGTAGTAAGTTATTAAATGAAATGACTGATACACCTTGGTCTAGTAGGTTTAGATTAATTCCTTTTTCATCTATTGGAAAACATAATGGAATGTTAATTGGATTCAGACCAGATAAGATAACAGTTGTAACTAAGGATGAAATCTTTGTAACTGAACGTGTAATTATAGCTTTACAAGATAGAATTCTAGATCAAGAGAATAACTATCAGGCTTTGTTAAATCCAGAAGTTCTTCGTTGA
- the ftsZ gene encoding cell division protein FtsZ, with protein sequence MFEFGSEMGQFANIKVVGVGGGGNNAVNRMIESGLKGVEFIAVNTDGQALVASRAEVTLKIGEKLTNGLGAGANPEIGQEAAEESREMIAEALSGSDMVFITAGMGGGTGTGAAPVVAEVAKESGALTVGVVTKPFTVEGRQRMQKAQLGIKNLKDKVDTLIIIPNDRLLEVVEKQTTLIDAFKTSDDVLRQGVQGISDLITITGLINLDFADVKTIMTDAGSALMGIGRATGDNRAADAAKAAIASPLLEASIEGAKGVLLNITGGKDLGLHETNEAAKVISEVADPEANIILGTVVDESLENEIKVTVIATGFDQEDKTNNKEAQPNNTVAKKEEEEEQEVVSNNDLNIKPFSNDDLDIPAFLRRNRKI encoded by the coding sequence ATGTTTGAATTTGGTTCTGAAATGGGGCAATTTGCCAATATAAAAGTAGTTGGAGTTGGTGGCGGTGGTAATAATGCTGTCAATAGAATGATAGAATCTGGTTTAAAAGGTGTTGAATTTATTGCAGTAAATACTGATGGTCAGGCTTTAGTTGCCTCAAGGGCAGAAGTAACACTTAAGATAGGAGAGAAGTTAACTAATGGTTTAGGAGCAGGAGCTAATCCTGAAATAGGGCAAGAAGCTGCCGAAGAGAGTCGTGAAATGATTGCAGAGGCTTTAAGTGGATCAGATATGGTATTTATTACAGCTGGTATGGGTGGTGGAACTGGTACTGGTGCAGCTCCAGTGGTTGCTGAGGTTGCTAAAGAATCTGGCGCTCTAACAGTTGGAGTAGTTACAAAGCCTTTTACAGTTGAAGGACGACAAAGAATGCAAAAGGCTCAATTAGGTATTAAAAATTTAAAAGATAAAGTAGATACTTTGATTATAATTCCTAATGATAGGTTATTAGAAGTTGTGGAGAAACAAACAACTTTGATAGATGCATTTAAAACTTCAGATGATGTACTAAGACAAGGTGTACAGGGTATTTCTGATTTAATTACTATTACTGGTTTAATTAACTTAGACTTTGCAGATGTAAAGACTATTATGACTGATGCGGGCTCTGCTTTAATGGGAATAGGAAGGGCTACAGGAGATAATAGAGCTGCAGATGCTGCTAAGGCTGCAATAGCTTCTCCTTTATTAGAAGCTTCTATTGAGGGAGCTAAAGGAGTATTACTTAATATTACTGGTGGCAAAGATTTAGGCTTACATGAAACTAATGAAGCAGCTAAAGTAATTTCTGAAGTAGCTGACCCTGAAGCAAATATAATCTTAGGTACAGTTGTAGATGAAAGTCTAGAAAATGAAATAAAAGTAACAGTTATTGCTACTGGATTTGATCAAGAAGATAAGACTAATAATAAAGAGGCTCAACCAAATAACACAGTTGCTAAAAAAGAAGAGGAAGAAGAGCAAGAAGTTGTGAGTAATAATGATTTGAATATAAAGCCTTTTTCCAATGATGACTTGGATATTCCTGCTTTTTTAAGAAGAAATAGAAAAATTTAG
- the ftsA gene encoding cell division protein FtsA: protein MARRNIIAGIDVGTTKVCTIIAEINENKDPEIIGIGTSPSTGLKKGMVVDIDDTVSSIEKAVVKAERMAGVELEAVFVGIAGSHISSNNSHGVVAVTGENKEITRNDIERVIEATKIISIPPEREIIHVLPREFIVDGCKDIKYPLGMSGVRLEAETHIVTGSVTSIQNLVKSVNQANLGVEGIVLQPLAASKAILSSSEKDLGVVLVDMGGGTTDIAIFKEGSIWYTSILPVGGDHVTSDIAVGMRTPMHNAERLKIQYGCASASLIDENEKIEVLDTCGKKSRTISRKLLCDIIEPRVDEIFTLVKQEIYKAGYEGLIPAGVVVTGGGSLLNGIPELASKKLGLPVRIGVPANIDSILEYLDGSIYDIGEGYTQFSEDNGAIFSTGVGLVHYGAETFEENSSLGDIEEDQVIKELFDKVGKWFRNIF from the coding sequence GTGGCACGTAGAAATATAATTGCTGGTATTGATGTAGGAACTACCAAAGTTTGTACAATTATTGCTGAAATTAATGAAAATAAAGATCCAGAGATAATTGGTATTGGTACCAGCCCTTCTACTGGATTAAAAAAAGGTATGGTTGTTGATATAGATGATACTGTATCTTCTATTGAGAAAGCAGTAGTTAAAGCGGAGAGAATGGCTGGTGTAGAGTTAGAAGCAGTCTTTGTTGGAATTGCTGGCTCACATATCTCATCTAATAATAGTCATGGTGTAGTAGCAGTAACAGGTGAAAATAAAGAGATCACTAGAAATGATATTGAACGTGTTATTGAGGCTACTAAAATTATTTCTATTCCCCCAGAACGTGAAATAATTCATGTTTTACCTCGTGAGTTTATTGTGGATGGCTGTAAAGATATTAAGTATCCGTTAGGAATGTCTGGGGTTAGGTTAGAGGCAGAAACTCATATTGTTACTGGCTCTGTAACATCTATTCAAAATTTAGTAAAAAGTGTTAATCAGGCTAATTTGGGTGTAGAAGGAATTGTATTACAACCATTAGCTGCAAGCAAAGCCATATTGTCATCTAGCGAAAAAGATTTAGGTGTAGTATTAGTAGATATGGGTGGAGGGACTACAGATATTGCAATCTTTAAAGAAGGCAGTATTTGGTATACGTCTATTTTACCTGTTGGTGGTGACCATGTTACTAGTGATATAGCTGTAGGGATGAGAACTCCAATGCATAATGCTGAACGGTTAAAAATTCAATATGGATGTGCTAGTGCTAGTCTGATTGATGAAAACGAAAAGATTGAAGTATTAGATACTTGTGGAAAAAAATCAAGAACTATTTCTCGTAAACTGTTGTGTGATATTATTGAACCTAGAGTAGATGAGATATTTACTCTAGTAAAACAAGAGATATATAAAGCGGGGTATGAAGGATTAATTCCTGCTGGAGTAGTTGTAACTGGTGGTGGATCTTTATTGAATGGAATTCCTGAGTTGGCATCTAAGAAATTAGGTTTACCAGTTAGAATTGGTGTACCTGCTAATATAGATAGTATACTTGAATATTTAGATGGTTCTATTTATGATATTGGTGAAGGTTATACCCAATTTTCCGAAGATAATGGAGCTATCTTTTCTACTGGTGTTGGTTTAGTCCACTATGGAGCAGAAACTTTTGAAGAAAATAGTTCTCTAGGAGATATAGAGGAAGACCAAGTAATTAAAGAGCTATTTGACAAAGTAGGTAAATGGTTTAGAAATATATTCTAA
- a CDS encoding cell division protein FtsQ/DivIB, whose product MDKHRTIYLISIGVLSVIAILSLINSNYFLVTEIEIVGNKLLSDEYIVNFSKVKDINIFKIDRQEIAKRLLGLQQVKGVAVKRDLPNKLILEINERRPVAIVGLKSSYQIIDNQGWVIATSKNLAEWDLPLITGVKIANHDDKVKFTTELKLAIDYLDLLSDQILKEVSELNISKDKGIELYLLGGGVVKLGKKFDTKTKAQIFISVYNDLKSQAKKVKYIDLRYKNNTVVKLEK is encoded by the coding sequence ATGGACAAGCATCGTACTATTTATTTGATATCTATTGGTGTATTATCAGTTATTGCTATATTGAGTCTAATTAATTCTAATTATTTTCTAGTGACAGAAATAGAAATAGTTGGTAACAAATTATTGTCTGATGAATATATAGTTAATTTTTCTAAAGTGAAGGATATTAATATATTTAAGATAGATAGACAAGAAATAGCTAAAAGATTACTGGGTTTACAACAGGTCAAAGGTGTTGCTGTCAAAAGGGATTTGCCTAACAAATTAATCCTAGAAATCAATGAAAGACGTCCTGTGGCTATAGTAGGTCTTAAGTCATCTTATCAAATAATTGATAATCAAGGATGGGTTATAGCTACAAGCAAAAATTTAGCTGAATGGGATTTACCTCTTATTACTGGAGTGAAGATTGCTAATCATGATGATAAGGTTAAATTTACTACTGAACTTAAATTAGCCATAGATTACTTAGATTTGTTATCAGATCAGATATTAAAAGAAGTATCTGAACTTAATATTTCTAAGGATAAGGGTATTGAGCTATATTTACTGGGTGGTGGAGTTGTAAAGTTAGGGAAAAAATTTGATACTAAAACTAAAGCTCAGATATTTATTTCTGTTTATAATGACCTCAAATCTCAAGCAAAGAAAGTAAAATATATAGATTTGAGGTATAAAAATAATACTGTTGTTAAATTAGAAAAATAG
- a CDS encoding D-alanine--D-alanine ligase, with translation MLKDKKIAVIRGGKSAEREISLKTGKAILDSLNRQGYNTIDIDPKNNFHNTLIENDIDIAFIALHGRYGEDGTIQGLLELEEIDYTGSGVLSSALAMDKIMSKRIFEHLNISTPKFLILNSDSMDDLEESKDKLISDLGLPVVIKPSLEGSSIGLSIVDQKDRLIDAFQEALKYDKEVLVEEYIAGREITIALLGNEEPQVLPIIEIKPKEGIYDFQAKYTKGMTEFIIPAKLDEAVYRQSEELALKAYKALKCKGMARVDLRVNSEGEAYVLEVNTIPGMTETSLLPQAAEAIGIDFDKLVVMILEYALN, from the coding sequence ATGTTGAAGGATAAAAAAATTGCTGTTATTAGAGGTGGAAAATCTGCTGAAAGAGAAATTTCTTTAAAAACCGGTAAAGCTATATTAGATTCACTGAATCGACAAGGATATAACACAATTGATATTGATCCAAAGAATAATTTTCATAACACACTAATAGAAAATGATATAGATATAGCGTTTATTGCTTTACATGGTCGTTATGGTGAGGATGGTACTATTCAAGGATTACTCGAATTGGAAGAAATTGATTATACTGGATCTGGAGTGTTATCAAGTGCTCTAGCTATGGATAAGATTATGTCCAAAAGAATCTTTGAACATTTAAATATCAGTACTCCCAAATTTTTAATTTTAAATTCTGATAGTATGGATGATTTAGAAGAAAGCAAAGATAAATTAATATCAGATTTAGGCTTACCTGTAGTTATAAAGCCTTCTTTGGAAGGGTCAAGTATTGGTTTATCAATAGTCGATCAGAAAGATAGATTAATAGATGCTTTTCAAGAGGCTTTAAAGTATGATAAAGAAGTTTTAGTGGAAGAATATATAGCAGGTAGGGAAATAACTATTGCTCTATTAGGAAATGAAGAACCTCAAGTTTTACCTATTATCGAAATTAAGCCAAAAGAAGGAATCTATGATTTTCAGGCTAAATATACTAAAGGTATGACAGAGTTTATTATACCAGCTAAATTGGATGAAGCTGTATATAGGCAATCAGAGGAATTGGCTCTAAAGGCTTATAAAGCTCTTAAGTGTAAAGGAATGGCAAGAGTTGATTTAAGAGTTAATTCTGAAGGTGAGGCATATGTATTAGAAGTAAATACTATTCCTGGAATGACTGAAACAAGTCTTCTTCCCCAGGCAGCCGAAGCCATAGGAATTGATTTTGATAAATTAGTAGTTATGATATTAGAATATGCTTTAAATTAG
- the murA gene encoding UDP-N-acetylglucosamine 1-carboxyvinyltransferase, whose product MGKFIINGGQHLQGEVQISGAKNAVLPILAGTVLAEGECTIGRVPHLRDVKVMQEVLTTLGAKVKEEEDKLIIDNKGLSSYEIPESLMRKMRATVFLMGPLVARFGQFKISQPGGCSIGTRPIDLHLKGLKALGVEFKQGHGFLEGKAKKLTGAEIHLDFPSVGATENIMMAATRAEGKTLIYNAAREPEIVDLQNFLNQLGANVRGAGTDVIKIKGVKKLHPVEYQVIPDRIEAGTFLVAAAITRGDVLVKDVIPEHIEAVIAKLTEAGINLKVDGDQIRVIGQDNWKGVNVKTLPYPGFATDMQAQFMTFLSIAKGTSVITETIFENRLKHADELRRMGAEVKIEGNSAIITGVEKLSGTTVEATDLRAGAALVLAGLASEGKTQVENIYHIDRGYEFLTEKLSDLGANISRKE is encoded by the coding sequence TTGGGGAAATTTATAATTAATGGAGGGCAACATCTTCAAGGTGAAGTCCAAATCAGTGGAGCTAAGAATGCAGTTTTACCAATTTTAGCTGGGACTGTGTTGGCTGAAGGAGAATGTACTATAGGAAGAGTACCGCATTTACGTGATGTTAAAGTAATGCAAGAAGTTTTAACCACTTTGGGTGCTAAAGTAAAGGAAGAAGAAGATAAATTAATTATTGATAATAAAGGACTGAGTTCTTATGAGATACCTGAATCTCTAATGAGAAAAATGAGAGCTACAGTTTTTTTAATGGGTCCACTTGTAGCTCGCTTTGGTCAGTTTAAGATTTCACAACCAGGCGGGTGTAGTATTGGAACAAGACCGATTGATCTACATTTAAAAGGACTAAAAGCGTTAGGTGTGGAATTTAAACAAGGACATGGTTTTTTAGAAGGAAAAGCTAAAAAATTAACAGGAGCAGAGATACACTTGGATTTTCCTAGCGTAGGTGCTACAGAAAATATTATGATGGCTGCAACTAGAGCCGAAGGGAAGACCTTAATTTATAATGCAGCAAGAGAACCGGAAATTGTAGATTTGCAAAACTTCTTAAATCAGTTAGGAGCTAACGTTCGAGGTGCTGGAACAGATGTTATTAAAATAAAAGGAGTTAAGAAGTTACATCCTGTAGAGTATCAAGTTATTCCTGATAGAATTGAAGCAGGAACTTTCTTAGTAGCTGCGGCTATTACTAGAGGGGATGTTTTAGTTAAGGATGTTATTCCTGAACATATAGAGGCAGTTATAGCTAAATTAACTGAAGCGGGAATAAATCTTAAAGTAGATGGAGACCAAATTAGAGTAATTGGCCAAGATAATTGGAAGGGGGTAAATGTAAAAACTTTACCTTACCCTGGATTTGCTACTGATATGCAAGCTCAGTTTATGACTTTTTTATCAATAGCTAAAGGAACTAGTGTAATTACTGAAACTATTTTTGAAAATAGATTAAAACATGCTGATGAATTGCGTAGAATGGGAGCTGAAGTTAAGATTGAAGGTAACTCAGCAATTATTACAGGTGTAGAAAAGTTATCCGGAACCACCGTAGAAGCAACTGATTTAAGAGCTGGAGCTGCTTTGGTTTTAGCAGGATTAGCTTCAGAAGGTAAGACACAGGTTGAAAATATTTATCATATTGATCGAGGTTATGAGTTTTTGACTGAGAAGTTAAGTGATTTAGGTGCTAATATATCTCGAAAAGAGTGA